In Hemiscyllium ocellatum isolate sHemOce1 chromosome 2, sHemOce1.pat.X.cur, whole genome shotgun sequence, a single window of DNA contains:
- the LOC132828339 gene encoding cyclin-dependent kinases regulatory subunit 2 translates to MANKQIYYSDKYYDDQYEYRHVMLPKELAKQVPKTHLMSEDEWRKLGVQQSLGWVHYMMHEPEPHILLFRRPLSKDQEK, encoded by the exons ATGGCGAATAAACAAATCTATTACTCAGACAAATATTATGATGACCAGTACGAATACAG GCATGTCATGTTGCCCAAAGAACTTGCAAAGCAAGTACCAAAAACTCATCTTATGTCAGAAGATGAATGGCGAAAGCTAGGTGTCCAGCAGTCTCTGGGCTGGGTTCACTACATGATGCATGAGCCAG AACCACATATTCTGCTATTTCGAAGACCACTTTCTAAAGACCAGGAAAAATAA